The genomic interval TTAAGGCTTCTGCATTGCCCTCCACCCATATCAGGGATTTTTCTTCCCCAGAACCTAAAAATGTcagtaaaatatgtttaaataatagtaagactCTGACATTAATTTCACATGTGATCCTCCAGTGAGAACATATAAGTCCTCTAATGTCAGTCTAATAGCTCCTTTTATTTTACCTCTCTCCAAGGCCCGCTTTTTACCAACATTTAGCATGTTAGGGTTGATGTCACATACAAATATCCGAGTTTCTTCATGCAAATTATCTTCAAGAACATCTTTCATTGCTCTATGTTTGACACTGTTTATGGTTTCCAGGATCCGGAAAGCTACATCCCCTGCAAGAATTTTAACTTGAGATGAGGATTGCAGTATGGTacactaaatcattttcataccAGATAAGGGTTTTCATGTGGAAGGCATTTTCATGTTAAAAATTTcctacatgaaaataaataacatttctcttcattttaacaatttattttttacctcTCCGTCTACCTCCTtccatccccccccccctctctccctctctctctctctctctctctcaatgtttCCCTCCTGCTTTTTACTTGTTGACTAATTTAATAGCACACCTAGAGTATTCTCAAGTTTTTCCAGACAAcaaacatcaatatatttaagaCACAATCATTGTCGGTGGAATGCCAACCTGTCCCACCAGCCACATCCAGATGCTTCATTCCAGGAAATGGATTCAGTTTGGAAACCAGCCTGACAAGTTGGCAAGACAGTACGCAACATTGTGAAGGCAATAGCAAtacatttcaaataaaaaataaaataacattccGCGAACAAGAAATTTACCTATCCTTCCATAATCTGTGTAATCCAGCACTCATCAAGTCATTCATGAGATCGTAGTTTGAAGCAACATTGCTAAAGACATTACCGACCATGcgacttttttcttcttcatgtaCTTCTTTAAATCCTGAAATGAGAACGTAATAAATGATTGCTCAAAATAATTCAAAAgagcattatatatatgtattagcatTGCAAGTAGTTATTCAAGAATCAGGACAATATATTCACTTTCCTAGAGGGAAAAGAGAATAAGGGATGAATAGGTGTTCTGAGTAGAAGaaatatggagagagagagagaaagagtagGACAAACCAAAACTGGTGGCATGCGAATGCAGTAGAGAAGAAGAGAACATGGGAAACAGTTTGCTTCTGAACTTTCCAGTCACCATTCTCAAGGCCAtgactaaaataaataattaaaagaggaGGGTCAGATTGAAGTCGGAGTGGACATTCAGATGATAATTCATAAGGACCTTTTCACTTGGAGAGATGATAATGTCGGTTTGCATTATGTAAAGTAAAGAACACAATCTAGCGAAAAGTTGAAGGGAAGTGCACATATATGTCAAAACAAAGGCAATGGTTCccataaaatgaatttattggAAACAGATGGCGTTTCAAGATTTTGTTTGGGTACTGCCAAACACATTATGTTTAGACGTGCGTTTAACCACAAAGCACTTGGCATCTGTATTCTACCAAGTCAGAATTCAAGGACTCAGAATCcacaaatttatatattcacTTTGGATCGCACCAGTCAAAACGAAGCACAGACTCAAGATGACAAATTTAACGAAACGCAGTCTCTCCCAGACAATTCATCAAACACTTCGCGGCGGGAAATTAAATCCCCCACCGCATTACCATAATCCATTGATCCATTCATAACAAGTGGGTCTTTAAGTTTATAAGATATATATCCATATCTGAGGTAATTATTATCTTCTGCAACGACTCTAAAACATCTTCTGTAACAAGTGGGTATTTGCGTTTATGCGATAATTAACATTTCCATATCTGAGCATGATATCGAAAGACAATATCATCTCGTATACTCATATCTAAACACGGTACCGAGAGACAATATTATCTTGTGTACTCATAGCTGAGCAAGATACTGAAAGAATTCGAGcgtttaaaaggaaaaagatcgACGTCCAAAgcatgaaaaaacaaaacccaaaaagaataagaagaaaaaagttcaGTTTTTCATTGAAAAGTCGGATAGTATTAAGCGTACCTGAGACAGAGGCTGACAATTATTGTTTcacgtttcaactttcaaacggTTCTGGAAGTGGAAACCAAAGAGTTGAAACGGTTCTGGAAGTGGAAACCAAAGAACCAACCCGGCCAACGTCAAGCGAGTTCCGTATTGGTTTTTAATTACTGCCCACAAAGCTAGAGCTGTGTATGAAAtgtaattaaattagaaaaattgcattcaaatttcaacaacCTCCTAAAGCATTCACTTTGGAATAGTCAAATTTTAACCATATTTTTAGCTGAAGCATGCACCTCCTAAAGCTGCATTCAAGTAGATCTTCTTCcagattcaaaaaaaaaaaaaaaaaaaaaaaaagtagatcttcttccttttatagaaataaaatattactatttactatttttttaactcattttataattaattaatataattatgttataccattaaatataatttaatttataaaactatcattcattttataaagaattataaaataattataaaaaattataaatttgccattttccaaatattatttcttcatcttatttttatatatttttgcaatgatcatcttttttaaatctaactgttatattttgtaatgatttttttaagaggGATGTTACTCTTCATCCCATACCAcacattttacatatttttaaattatttttttattttattttattattgttaaataattaaattattctacttattatccatacaccacatacttgtTATAGGAAgaacgaaaaaataaaataaaataagagtggTGTGTGAAAATGACAAGTAgacttattctttttttagtttcatatttttattgagggatgctactcatcatcacacactacacactttacatattttaattttttttttaattttatcattgttaaactaattgagttgttctattcatcatccatacaccacatacttattatgaaaaaataaataaaagaggtATGATATGTggggatgataagtaaaattattctaaaagaaattaattagtttaggaaaaataaaacaaaaaaacaaaataaaataagtatagTGTATGTAAGAATGATAAGTAACAAAActctataatttattaaataatatattgagTCTGGacaataatactatatataaatttaaagtgtgcaagtttttcacaaatttttttttggtaaaagagtagatcaaatttaaaaagaatagattTTTCGATACCTTTTTAAGTGAAGtccacttttttatataagaaaatacataTCGTACGAGACTTATATATTTAGGATTAGTATCATTATTCATGTATTAATGTTAGGGAAATACTAAAGTTACAAagtaattatacaaaaataatctcataaacttATGTGATTTAATGTGATTCGTCAGAATGTAAaggtaattatttttattataaaataaatctagcTAACAGATGAGAGGAAatcacataattaatttatgagattgttttgtataattgttttgtgtaTTTAGCAGTATTCATTATCCTCTGTATGTTGATAGTGCTAAAATTAGGAACAACCGCACTCATGAAACACTCGTTTTCCCGAACTGCATACACCATTTGCGGGAAATGAATGAAACGTTGTGTATATATTTGgctttaaattaaaaaaccaaCAGCGACAATACAAAAcgaccattatatatatatatatataggtgtgtgtgtgtttcaaTTTTCATCGATCTCATAATTTAGATTCCAAGTACTACCGATCGATCATCTTCAAAAAGGAAATAATGGTACTAATTAATGTAAGCTTCAAGGATTGCCACACAGTGAAGCCAGCGGAGCCAACAAGGAATGGACCCCTGCCCTTATCAGAATTGGATCAAATCGGCACCATAACTCATGTTCCCACAATCTATTTCTACCGCCCACCTCTATACTGGCTTTCACCACCCGACTCCATTGCCAATACTCTCAGAGACTCTTTGAGCAAGGCATTAGTGCCTTTCTATCCACTCGCAGGCCGTTTGCGCTGGATAGGTTGTGGCCGTCTCGAGCTTGACTGCAATGCCAAAGGGGTTTCATTATATGTAGCCGAATCTGAAGCCAAACTAGATGATATTGGCTACTTATCTCCCTCTCCTGGATATGATCAGTACCTTATCCCATCTGTAGACTATGGCTCAGTTCCAATACATGAACTGCCATTGTTGTTGGTTCAACTCACTAAATTCAAGTGTGGGGGCATTAGCCTCGGCCTAAGGATATCACATGCTGTTGTTGACGGAACAAGCGCCCTGCACTTCATTTCCGAGTGGGCTAGGCTTGCCAGGGGCGAGCCATTAGGTGCAGAACCATTTCTTGATCGAAAAGTAGCGTTCCAAGCTGGGGATCCCCCGATTGCTGCTCCAATATGCCTCGACCATTCGGAATATAGTCATCCGGTACTACCGCTCTTGCTCGGGCAGTCTGATGATGTAGAGGAGCGAAAGAAGAAAACCACTTTGGCCAGACTAAAGCTTTCCAAAACCCAACTTGAAAAGCTCAAGAACATGGGAAATCAGGATCGAGTAATCGGTAGCACTGATGCTGCTGGCCGTGCTTACACCCGATACGAGATCGTGACAGGACACATATGGCGATGTGCATGCAAAGCACGTCGACACAAAGACGAACAGCCTACGGCATTAGGTATTTGTGTCGATTCACGGAGCCGCATGCATCCGCCATTGCCTCGAGAGTATTTTGGCAATGCAGCGCTGGATATTCCAGCTACGAGTCATGCGGGGGAGTTGATGTCCAAACCATTAGGCTACGCTTCGAGCAGGATAAGAGCAGCGATTGAGAGAGTGACGGATACGTACGTGAAGTCGGCTCTGGAATTTCTGAAGAATGAACCGGACTTGACGCGGTTCCAAGACATTCGTGCCGAAGAGGCGCCTTTCTATGGGAACCCAAATCTCGGGGTCGTGAACTGGATGACGCTGCCGATCTACGGGCTTGATTTTGGGTGGGGGAAGGAAATTTACATGGGGCCGGGAACGCACGATTTAGACGGGGACTCGCTCGTCCTCCATAGCCCTGATGGAGATGGATCTTTgattgtgatgttgtgcctgcAAAGAGCTCATATGGATGCTTTTACGAAGCATTTCTACGAAgatatcatataaattttatagaatCGAAACTAGCATATATATGCTCCTGAAATAAATAAGCTagctctagctagctaggatcgATCGATCGAAGAGCTCCAATACGTACTGCACGCTTTCAGACTGAAAGTAATAAGGAGATCATGAgcaagtagaaaaataaaatagattagaATATCTGACGCGCGTTGCATGCATGGgatcaattttatatatatataggaagaaATCAAGTTGCTTTGCCAATTATTATATCCATTTTCCccgatattatatatatatatatatatatatatatattatcttccTCTCTAATTTATACGTACGTTCGTTGCAGTTGATCTTCAAAGTAGGGCGAGGGTACCTAAATATTGTCTAAACCTCGATTGGAGACTGATCAGCAGTAGTAAAACTGTATATATGCTCTTCCCGCAAGCAATGCATAAACGGATTAGACAAGGTTTAATTTGAACATATTAACTTCTCCTGTTCATTACACTTGTTGATGTCGTATTTCGCAGCTCGAACACTTCCGCAATAACCAAGCTCCTGCTACCTGCAACTGAGAAGAAAGGGCTTCAGCGACATCCAAgtcactccgatgccaaagtcaatgAACAATTTTCTAGTGATAAGAACAACTCTGAAGAATAATAAGAACAATCGAAATTAAGAGAGAGCCCTCCCATAGAAGGGATGACCATTATTTATACATGATCCGGGTTCTGCTGCCGAAGGAGATCGTGTCATGTCAGACGTTAGACCTGCTACCATTCATTTCCTACTATCGCAATGTGTCAGTCAACGACTTAGGCAGTTGAGAGAGATCGTGACGTGTTAGTCGTGCTAGGCCAATCCTACTACCATCTTTCTGCCAAGGTTGGGTATCAGGTCGTGGGTGAGCCGTCTTTCGTATGTGGGGTGCACCATTGCGTGTTGGGTCTCTTGACACATGCATTGAATGCAGCATGCCTTGAGTCTAACAAGTCTATGACTGGGCACGTTCAACCGTCCGCATGCAGTTGGGCGTCTTGTCCGGCTCTCTGCGGTAGGGCTCAATAGGCTGCCGAGCCTCGAGACGATCCCATTGGTATTCTGAGCTCGGCGCTAAAAGGCCTTCCCAAGTAGGTTTGTGGTCACGGGCTCGCCACGTGGTCCTCCGATCCGGACTCTTAGCCCACGGGAGGGTTTCGTCTTTGGGCTTGGAGTTCCATGACTTGACCTCTTCGGGCCTAGGCCCTTCTGGGATGGGCCCCTCCCTCACAACACTAGTTATTAGCCTGAACAATTCAGCACTTacgatagtttttttttttgccaagaGCCACACACATAGCGGCCTCGTCTcaagtttatttaaaaaaattctcacttgtgacagaggaaaaccgtggtaaTATCATTACATTTGGGGGtttacaaagtaaaataaaacatccAAAAATATACCTAATATCAAGTGTCAAGACAAGCcagaaaccaaaataaattctacCAAACCTAAgccaaaaacccaaaaagacTACAAACAACGTGCTCGACGAAAGAGTAAAACAACGGTAGTTATCTCCTTGGAATTCtgatttgtaacaccccgtattttagtgtatttttactgaatgattatttttgattgttcaaaaatttatcctcttattttaaaattggttggatttttagtaagtttatttctatgattttaatttggtgaaaattatttttatgtgctttccaaatatttatttattgttatgcatttaaattgcttttaatatttaaattaattactgtgggatttaattatttcaatttgactttaccattacgtttaaattattttatttaacttgtggttttaaaatcatctccgttggatcatttttgtgacccaagttatgaggattggacctcatttcttttccctccatttttctttccttcctttttcttttctttcttttcttttttcttctttatttttctccttcccgcgcgcaactccctctccctccctctctctccgtccgtccttcctctcccccagcccgccgccgacgtgccgccgtgcgcgacaccgcccggccgaccagctccccctccctccggcgacctcaccccccaaatctcagcccctacctcgccgccggtagcccacacgcaccccacgaagccgcgggccactttcacgccagcgccgccgtgagccggcggtgaccttcaccgcccagcccgctagcttccccagccgccggcgacctcaccccaccaatatcacctccgttcgtgccgccgttagcccccacgaagcccacgaagcccatgaagccgcggcactctttccgccgttgcgccgccgtcgcaccgctattggccaccatcttcctaccacttcatccccgacctcttggcaacccattggacccaaccccaattccgatccgtcaccggtgaagcccccccaagcccatttccgatttgggcattttggtcttctaccgcccattccgccgccacccacggcaaaccaccaccaccattggcttcaccgacctctctaggccctaccctaccatttttgggtcttcgtttgtcctcgttgaaaagtgggtatctgtgacccacggccacagtgtattttacactgtggtgttgctcagacatcgcCACTcgcaacttcgtgatccttcaaaaattgttatattgcactgtaagtattttccttaaagaactttcgtgatttaaatatatttttgcactaacacatattatctgtgaattggtttgttttgcctgactgagtccgaggagtttcgggggtcggatggattgtggacggagttgtgtgtttgtttgcattgtgaattgtggttgttggttgttggttatggcttgttcatgtacatagcatattgcatgcatgaccatgtttgtaaagaaaactgagttttcgcatgattgcatacatgttcatgtgtttattggaattgaattttcatgtgagtaaaaggaaaagagactgtagggatggtggtaagcagggatggtggttgtgtcccgcctgtgattcccgcctacagtactctgttaagtattcattgtgtgtaaaggaactgtagggatggtggtaagcagggatggtggtagagtcccgcctgcgattcccgcctacggtgcacgcgatagggatggtggtaagcagggatggtggttgtgtcccgcctgtgattcccgcctacggtgcacgcggtagggatggtggtaagcagggacggtggtagagtcctgcctgtgattcccgcctacagtgtccgataaatgggttgtttgtgtgaatcattttatgggaaaatgttttacggatattttgggccaaaatgagatttttggcgtgtgttggaaataatcatttttctgggaaaaaatggtattttatggctaaatgtattttgttatattgttggttgcattaatgtatttttatcccgagagttgtttggtttatacttacctgtggtaccattttatggtatcgcagattttgatgcagatgatgatgacgagccttagcttggctccgttggaggagtgatctgggattgctcctgtttagtgagttatgtttttatcaatttatgtatttaccttttgtattatatttgggatgattgtatatttttaaagataaattgtgttgaatatttgtatttaaatttctggtacttagttaacttatttatattatccgctgcgacttttattgtgcacctttgcatgttgcacacacacttgagcacatttcgttgggatgcgtgaccgtgttgttaccatcctgacgtctcgattcccttatttttgtacgtgggagtcggggcgtcacatgaTTAATTATTTACGGCGAGTATTACAGGCAATTTTCTGATAAGGCCGATCGATGCAACATGATGCATGgttaagatataattttttgaaattcgaggcatgaataaatattttagaagtgCATAAACCGTACCATACCTTGGATTAGAATctcttaattaaaattttattactcaaaacactttttacaatttggtgatatatatatatatataatatgagaatTTCATTATATTTAATGTTGAAATCTATATTGTTGCCCATAGGCAGCATTTAATGCAGCTACGCTGAGGGCTGGGAGAGTCACGCCCCCtcc from Juglans microcarpa x Juglans regia isolate MS1-56 chromosome 4S, Jm3101_v1.0, whole genome shotgun sequence carries:
- the LOC121262938 gene encoding spermidine hydroxycinnamoyl transferase, which produces MVLINVSFKDCHTVKPAEPTRNGPLPLSELDQIGTITHVPTIYFYRPPLYWLSPPDSIANTLRDSLSKALVPFYPLAGRLRWIGCGRLELDCNAKGVSLYVAESEAKLDDIGYLSPSPGYDQYLIPSVDYGSVPIHELPLLLVQLTKFKCGGISLGLRISHAVVDGTSALHFISEWARLARGEPLGAEPFLDRKVAFQAGDPPIAAPICLDHSEYSHPVLPLLLGQSDDVEERKKKTTLARLKLSKTQLEKLKNMGNQDRVIGSTDAAGRAYTRYEIVTGHIWRCACKARRHKDEQPTALGICVDSRSRMHPPLPREYFGNAALDIPATSHAGELMSKPLGYASSRIRAAIERVTDTYVKSALEFLKNEPDLTRFQDIRAEEAPFYGNPNLGVVNWMTLPIYGLDFGWGKEIYMGPGTHDLDGDSLVLHSPDGDGSLIVMLCLQRAHMDAFTKHFYEDII
- the LOC121263067 gene encoding 2-methoxy-6-polyprenyl-1,4-benzoquinol methylase, mitochondrial isoform X1, with protein sequence MALRMVTGKFRSKLFPMFSSSLLHSHATSFGFKEVHEEEKSRMVGNVFSNVASNYDLMNDLMSAGLHRLWKDRLVSKLNPFPGMKHLDVAGGTGDVAFRILETINSVKHRAMKDVLEDNLHEETRIFVCDINPNMLNVGKKRALERGSGEEKSLIWVEGNAEALTFEDNSMDGYTIAFGIRNVTHIEKVLAEAFRVLKRGGRFLCLELSHVEVPIFKEFYDYYSFSIIPALGELVAGDRDSYQYLVESVRRFPPQETFASMIADAGFQKVEYENLVGGVVSIHSGLKL